A portion of the Pleuronectes platessa chromosome 15, fPlePla1.1, whole genome shotgun sequence genome contains these proteins:
- the sgcd gene encoding delta-sarcoglycan has protein sequence MEAPKGIQILAEAGDIQAICRNELRLESKDGEISLDARRIRLMQLPEGKASTSSSSSGTRQTVYEVCVCPNGRLFLSQAGTGSTCQISNSVCL, from the exons ATGGAGGCTCCCAAAGGGATCCAGATCCTGGCCGAGGCCGGGGACATCCAGGCCATCTGCAGGAACGAGCTGCGCCTGGAGTCCAAAGACGGGGAG ATTTCTCTGGACGCTCGCAGGATCCGCCTGATGCAGTTGCCGGAGGGGAAggcctccaccagctcctcgtCCTCCGGGACAAGGCAGACGGTCTACGAGGTCTGCGTCTGTCCCAACGGGAGGCTGTTCCTGTCCCAGGCCGGCACCGGGTCCACCTGCCAGATCAGCAACAGCGTCTGTCTCTAG